ATCATACTCATCTCCCTCCGCATCCGCCGTAAACGCCTCCGGTCCCAAGTCGGCCATCAATTTCTTGAGATCGGTCTTGATAGGTATCTTCGTCCGTTCAGCCTCCTCACGACCCGACTTTCTGGAGAAGGATAACCCATTTGAGGGTCGGGCAGCAAGCGGAGAAGCCGGCCCGCCTTGCCGCGAGGCAGGTTGTTCAAAATGGGTAGTTGTTTCAGATTGTTGGGGTTTCTTTTGATAGGCGGTGAAGGAGGTCATTGGACGTTTCTTTTGATCAAACCCGGTCGCGATCACCGTGACTCGGATGGAACCCTTGGGTGAGATCTTTTCATCAATCACCGCTCCAAAAATAATATTGGCATCATGATAGGCCTCTTCCTGGATCAACTTAGCAGCCTCATTGACCTCATAGAGGGTCATGTCCGATCCCCCTGTCACATTTAAAAGGAGGGCGGTCGCCCCGGTAATCGAAACGTTTTCCAGGAGTGGGGAAGAGATCGCCCGTGTCGCCGCCTCGATCGCGCGATGTTCGCCATTCGCAACTCCGCTTCCCAAGAGAGCCATCCCTTTTCCGGACATAACGGCACGGACATCGGCAAAATCGAGATTGATCATGCCATGAACCAGAATCAGATCGGAGATCCCCTGAACCGCATGAAGAAGAACCTCATCCGTCCGTTGAAACGCCTCCATCATCGTCATCTCTTTTCCAGCCAAGATCAAAAGACGTTCATTCGGAATCGTAATGAGCGTATCCACGGTTTCGCGAAGCTCCTCGAGCCCTTCATCGGCATAGCGACCGCGACGCGCCCCTTCGAAGGCAAAAGGTTTCGTGACCACAGCGACGGTCAGCGCCCCAAGATCCTTCGCAATCCGCGCAATCACCGGTGTTGCCCCTGTCCCGGTCCCGCCTCCCATCCCGGAGGTCAGAAAGACCATATCAGATCCTTCTAATAGCTGAGTAACCTCCGCTTCACTTTCGATCGCCGCACGCCTTCCCACATCTGGATTCGCACCTGCCCCCAAACCTCGTGTCAGTTCTTTCCCGAGCTGGATCTTGTAAGGAGCCTGACTCCCATTCAACGCCTGAAGGTCGGTATTGGCTGCAATGAACTGGACCTTTGAAAGTCCCCCTTCGATCATTGTATTGATCGCATTCCCTCCTCCGCCACCGACACCGATCACCTTGATCGATGCCCCCTTGATTGGAATCGAAGAGTTTTCCTTCATTAGAATAGCTCCTCAAGCCACTCTTTCATCCGCTCCTTCACCTTCCGATACACATTTCCTTCATGCGTACGGAAGAGACGATCCCCTTGGGACCGGCTTCCATACAGAACCAACCCAACTCCCGTCGCATACAAGGGGCTCTTCACCACCTCGACAAGCCCCCCGATCCCGCGAGGGACACCACGCCGGACATGAGAGCTGAACACCTGTTCGGCAAGCTCCGGCATCCCCTCCATCAAGGCGCTTCCTCCTGTCAGTACAACGC
This genomic stretch from Deltaproteobacteria bacterium harbors:
- the ftsZ gene encoding cell division protein FtsZ gives rise to the protein MKENSSIPIKGASIKVIGVGGGGGNAINTMIEGGLSKVQFIAANTDLQALNGSQAPYKIQLGKELTRGLGAGANPDVGRRAAIESEAEVTQLLEGSDMVFLTSGMGGGTGTGATPVIARIAKDLGALTVAVVTKPFAFEGARRGRYADEGLEELRETVDTLITIPNERLLILAGKEMTMMEAFQRTDEVLLHAVQGISDLILVHGMINLDFADVRAVMSGKGMALLGSGVANGEHRAIEAATRAISSPLLENVSITGATALLLNVTGGSDMTLYEVNEAAKLIQEEAYHDANIIFGAVIDEKISPKGSIRVTVIATGFDQKKRPMTSFTAYQKKPQQSETTTHFEQPASRQGGPASPLAARPSNGLSFSRKSGREEAERTKIPIKTDLKKLMADLGPEAFTADAEGDEYDIPTFLRKHAD